A region from the Thermoplasmatales archaeon genome encodes:
- a CDS encoding putative molybdopterin biosynthesis protein MoeA/LysR substrate binding-domain-containing protein — MSFADARRLAIEHAHPVEETETVNTGESTGRICALDVYSRVPLPPFTRSEVDGYAVVSADLSAASPENPIELLLAGNAEIGNPPLTHPGPGSCLYIATGAAMPSFCDSVAMVEDTVRTGNKVRFTRNVASWENVAHSGEDISRGTLIARRDSVVDPRTVAVLCAAGVDKIKVYRKIRIGIASSGNELLYPGEEISAGKIYESNSTYVKAELSKFCNVYTSSYGFIRDDMEEVRRMISRMLTENDAIILSGGTSAGEGDFVYRVLELENPGIVFHGVSVKPGTPTVFAMSGKKPVYGLPGFPVSAMMIFRTIFLPAIEKMSRERSAVRSVTVTLAMKTLLRVGYTSLIIMRLVRRGSTIYGYPVNGASGSIARLLDAEGFAIMEGNRKYADAGEKVDAYLFSESIPETVFLGTPDEIAETFILNLVSHPAVVKMDENSVRSFITEIVPDITLVSGTTLANPGDYGDYTTRLSYVVPYGFYSRDADLELSSIIKSVSAGKVRLVAISGNDAVASAFKDYLSGLADDAQGMVDRIHYLPTRESCLSSLTSGENDLFLGKFRKSEDLEVNFIPVGRVNYSILASDSYVKKHDIEKAVEKAMEATRELAVS, encoded by the coding sequence GTGTCATTTGCAGATGCTAGGAGACTTGCAATTGAACATGCTCATCCGGTAGAAGAGACCGAAACAGTCAACACCGGAGAGAGTACTGGAAGAATATGCGCGCTTGATGTTTATTCTCGAGTTCCGCTACCTCCGTTCACACGGTCTGAGGTCGACGGGTACGCGGTGGTTTCTGCTGATCTTTCAGCTGCTTCACCTGAAAACCCGATTGAGCTTCTCCTAGCCGGAAATGCCGAAATAGGTAATCCTCCATTAACACATCCCGGACCGGGATCGTGTCTGTATATCGCAACCGGAGCAGCCATGCCATCATTCTGCGATTCTGTTGCAATGGTTGAGGACACGGTCAGGACTGGAAACAAGGTAAGATTCACAAGAAACGTGGCCAGCTGGGAAAACGTTGCTCACTCTGGCGAGGACATATCACGAGGGACGCTGATAGCAAGACGGGATTCCGTTGTTGATCCACGTACTGTCGCCGTCCTCTGTGCAGCTGGAGTTGATAAAATCAAGGTTTACAGAAAAATCCGCATAGGAATTGCCTCGTCCGGGAATGAGCTTCTTTACCCCGGGGAGGAGATCTCTGCTGGTAAGATCTACGAATCCAACAGTACGTATGTGAAAGCCGAGCTTTCAAAATTTTGCAACGTATATACAAGTAGCTATGGCTTTATTCGTGATGATATGGAAGAGGTAAGGCGCATGATTAGCCGGATGCTGACCGAAAATGACGCCATTATACTGAGTGGAGGGACATCTGCAGGAGAGGGTGACTTCGTTTACAGAGTCCTTGAACTGGAGAATCCTGGAATTGTTTTCCACGGAGTTTCAGTTAAGCCGGGAACCCCCACAGTGTTTGCAATGTCAGGGAAAAAGCCGGTATATGGCTTGCCCGGTTTTCCCGTTTCAGCGATGATGATCTTCAGGACTATCTTCCTGCCTGCGATAGAGAAGATGTCACGAGAAAGGTCAGCTGTCAGGTCGGTTACTGTGACACTGGCCATGAAAACGCTCTTAAGGGTAGGGTACACCAGCCTCATAATAATGCGGCTCGTAAGGAGGGGAAGCACAATTTATGGATACCCTGTCAATGGCGCCTCGGGGTCAATTGCAAGACTGCTTGATGCGGAAGGATTCGCTATCATGGAGGGAAACCGGAAATACGCAGATGCCGGGGAAAAAGTAGATGCATATCTTTTCAGCGAGAGCATACCTGAAACCGTTTTCCTGGGTACTCCTGACGAAATCGCGGAGACCTTCATCCTTAACTTGGTATCGCACCCTGCGGTAGTAAAAATGGATGAAAATTCGGTTCGGAGTTTCATAACAGAAATAGTGCCGGATATCACACTGGTTTCCGGAACCACCTTAGCGAATCCTGGAGACTACGGGGACTATACCACCAGGCTCAGTTATGTGGTGCCATATGGTTTTTACTCAAGAGATGCGGATCTGGAATTATCTTCTATCATAAAATCAGTATCAGCCGGAAAAGTACGGTTAGTAGCTATTTCAGGCAATGATGCCGTTGCATCAGCATTCAAGGATTACCTTTCTGGACTTGCAGATGACGCACAGGGCATGGTTGACCGGATTCATTACCTGCCTACCCGTGAATCATGCCTCTCATCATTAACTAGTGGTGAAAATGACCTGTTTCTCGGGAAATTCAGGAAATCTGAGGATCTGGAAGTGAATTTTATCCCTGTGGGGAGAGTTAACTATTCCATCCTGGCATCTGACAGTTATGTAAAGAAACACGACATTGAAAAAGCAGTAGAAAAGGCCATGGAGGCGACAAGAGAACTTGCCGTTTCTTGA
- a CDS encoding molybdenum cofactor biosynthesis protein A, with protein MLFDDFGRPVKSMRIQVNTTCNFKCFFCHMEGTEVNSSEMKPTEIERVVQIAAKWGVNKIKFTGGEPLLRRDIVEIVARVRKHISGDISLTTNGVLLVNKAVDLKKAGLNRVNISMHSIDREGFQFITGTDALDKVKDGIRAAREAGLGPIKINFVVLKDVNVDQIDRMIDFATENNAMLQLIEYETTKEAENSEDYQKYHYSLEPIERRISMQSLGIERNELHNRERYTILNRGKKVSIEFVKPMHNTDFCNSCTRMRLTSIGQLKPCLMRSDNLTDVLHEIRGGNREIMLDSIFKVAVKKREPYWRESDVIESEILRKI; from the coding sequence ATGCTATTTGACGATTTTGGCAGACCGGTTAAAAGCATGAGAATCCAGGTGAACACCACCTGCAATTTTAAATGCTTTTTCTGTCACATGGAGGGTACTGAGGTGAATTCCTCGGAAATGAAGCCCACAGAGATAGAAAGGGTTGTGCAGATCGCTGCCAAATGGGGAGTTAACAAGATAAAGTTCACTGGTGGCGAGCCACTGCTTCGCAGGGACATAGTTGAAATTGTGGCACGAGTGAGGAAACACATATCCGGGGACATATCCCTGACCACAAACGGTGTGCTACTGGTAAATAAGGCAGTGGATCTAAAGAAAGCTGGCCTTAACAGAGTTAACATATCAATGCACTCCATCGACCGGGAAGGTTTTCAGTTCATAACGGGCACAGATGCCCTTGATAAGGTGAAAGACGGGATAAGAGCAGCCAGGGAAGCTGGATTGGGTCCCATAAAGATCAATTTCGTGGTTCTTAAGGATGTGAACGTCGACCAGATCGACCGGATGATAGACTTCGCAACCGAAAATAATGCAATGCTTCAGCTGATTGAGTATGAAACTACAAAGGAAGCGGAGAACTCAGAAGACTACCAGAAATATCATTACAGCCTGGAGCCAATTGAGAGAAGGATATCAATGCAGTCTCTCGGGATCGAGAGAAACGAACTGCACAACAGGGAGAGATATACTATATTAAACAGGGGAAAGAAAGTATCTATTGAATTTGTCAAGCCCATGCATAACACTGATTTCTGCAACAGCTGCACGAGGATGAGGCTAACATCAATCGGACAGCTGAAGCCGTGCCTGATGCGAAGCGACAATCTTACGGATGTCCTTCATGAAATAAGGGGAGGAAACAGGGAAATCATGCTGGATTCAATTTTCAAGGTTGCAGTGAAGAAACGTGAACCTTACTGGAGGGAATCGGATGTTATTGAAAGTGAAATACTTCGCAAGATTTAG
- the moaC gene encoding Molybdenum cofactor biosynthesis protein C yields MIDISSKDVVARTATASGEIRLKKSTISAIKSGETKKGNVIETARVAGMQAAKRTWDLIPYCHQIPISSVNLEFSLKEESVSVMCSVKAVYKTGVEIEAITGVQIALLTIWDMVKYLEKDENGQYPGTVIQSVKVDSKMKAKVNASPDRQ; encoded by the coding sequence ATGATAGACATTTCTTCCAAGGATGTAGTTGCAAGGACCGCAACTGCATCAGGCGAGATTAGGCTGAAAAAATCAACTATAAGTGCCATCAAAAGCGGGGAAACCAAAAAGGGGAACGTGATCGAGACTGCAAGAGTAGCAGGGATGCAGGCTGCCAAGAGGACCTGGGACCTGATCCCATATTGCCATCAGATACCCATATCATCGGTTAATCTCGAATTCAGCCTAAAAGAAGAGTCTGTAAGCGTTATGTGTTCTGTCAAGGCAGTATACAAGACGGGAGTGGAGATTGAAGCCATTACGGGAGTCCAGATAGCACTGCTTACGATCTGGGATATGGTAAAATATCTCGAAAAGGATGAAAACGGACAATATCCCGGTACAGTGATACAGTCTGTAAAAGTGGATAGCAAGATGAAGGCGAAAGTGAATGCATCACCCGACAGACAATAA
- the moaB gene encoding Molybdopterin adenylyltransferase, whose amino-acid sequence MHHPTDNKYNLRFLVITVSDKRTEETDESGKIMRNLIKDAGRIVSGYIIPNSSERIIRVVEEEINTADVFIFIGGTGLGKKDYTSRTLRKISEKEVPGFGEIFRSRSASGEIHSVLSDSSMFVIRGKIVFSIPGSGDAQRIAFDIINDIVDHAYHEIMR is encoded by the coding sequence ATGCATCACCCGACAGACAATAAATATAATCTCAGATTCCTCGTCATAACCGTTTCCGATAAACGGACTGAAGAAACAGACGAGTCAGGCAAAATTATGAGGAACCTGATAAAAGACGCAGGCAGGATAGTCAGTGGTTATATCATTCCGAACAGCAGCGAGCGCATAATTCGTGTGGTAGAGGAGGAAATTAACACTGCGGACGTTTTTATATTCATAGGGGGAACAGGACTTGGGAAAAAGGATTATACCTCGAGAACGTTGAGGAAAATATCTGAGAAAGAAGTTCCGGGGTTTGGGGAGATTTTCCGCTCTAGAAGTGCATCTGGAGAAATTCATTCTGTATTGTCTGATTCTTCAATGTTTGTAATCCGCGGAAAGATAGTATTCAGTATTCCCGGATCTGGAGATGCACAGAGAATTGCTTTTGACATAATTAATGACATAGTCGACCATGCTTATCATGAAATCATGAGGTAA
- a CDS encoding molybdopterin synthase small subunit: MNLTGGNRMLLKVKYFARFRELAGKGEEDVEVGDGINVLDLKKMILNDHPLLLSYESSMIVARNDNFARDEEYLRAGDEIDFFPPVSGG; this comes from the coding sequence GTGAACCTTACTGGAGGGAATCGGATGTTATTGAAAGTGAAATACTTCGCAAGATTTAGAGAACTTGCAGGAAAAGGAGAAGAGGATGTCGAAGTGGGTGACGGCATCAATGTACTTGATCTCAAGAAAATGATCCTGAATGATCACCCGCTTCTCCTGAGTTACGAATCAAGCATGATCGTCGCCAGGAACGATAATTTTGCCAGAGATGAAGAGTACCTGAGGGCAGGAGACGAGATTGACTTTTTTCCACCGGTAAGCGGCGGATAG
- a CDS encoding putative molybdopterin biosynthesis protein MoeA/LysR substrate binding-domain-containing protein encodes MNTNMSQISYVSYNDAIGLLKTEKWSPIDNVVAEPQKCLGMIADSDVLCGNYVPEYNRSAVDGYATESGLTVEASESKPVKIGTILPDGNDGRCTLISTGEILPEGTDSVIMLEDTVMTKSDIFALKTLRHWENVSLRGEDLKPDSIVIHRGKGVKPENISAALACRINSVSVYRKFSLSLLSTGDEIVSGRVPNYTQPLLSTFFSMPFIQTVEEGTVGDSFEMIKDRVIHALKSSDALIVTGGSGPGIRDLVPGVLKTLGHVIFRGVKIKPGRTVSAFNVGGKLVLSVSGLPVAALVSTEAILWPFLELMIGYKRDPLTIKARMNGTINADPGIRTYVRVKLSADEDGYLCTPLKVSGSGVLSTLLDSTGTVTIMENTEGINNGETVTVELNGVV; translated from the coding sequence ATGAATACCAATATGAGCCAAATTTCGTATGTTTCATATAATGATGCAATCGGGTTGCTGAAGACTGAAAAATGGAGTCCCATAGACAATGTTGTTGCTGAACCGCAAAAGTGCCTGGGCATGATAGCCGATTCTGACGTGCTTTGTGGTAACTATGTACCGGAGTACAACCGGAGCGCTGTTGATGGTTACGCCACAGAATCTGGCCTGACGGTTGAAGCGTCCGAAAGTAAGCCCGTTAAGATTGGGACAATTCTGCCAGACGGAAATGATGGTCGATGTACACTTATCAGCACTGGAGAAATCCTGCCAGAAGGCACAGACAGTGTAATAATGCTTGAGGATACGGTGATGACGAAGAGCGATATATTTGCACTTAAAACCCTTAGACACTGGGAAAATGTGTCCCTGAGAGGAGAAGACCTCAAGCCTGATTCCATAGTTATCCATCGGGGAAAAGGGGTGAAGCCTGAGAACATTTCCGCTGCTTTAGCATGTAGAATTAACTCAGTCAGCGTGTACAGAAAATTTTCCCTTTCCCTTCTTTCTACAGGCGATGAAATCGTTTCTGGCAGGGTCCCTAATTACACACAACCACTGCTGAGCACATTCTTCTCCATGCCATTCATCCAGACAGTTGAGGAGGGGACGGTAGGCGATTCGTTTGAGATGATAAAGGATCGGGTGATACATGCACTGAAATCATCCGACGCGCTTATTGTGACAGGGGGAAGCGGTCCCGGAATACGAGATCTGGTTCCCGGCGTATTGAAAACACTCGGACATGTGATTTTCCGCGGGGTTAAAATAAAACCCGGCAGAACTGTATCTGCTTTCAATGTGGGAGGGAAACTTGTCCTGTCTGTCTCGGGATTGCCGGTTGCTGCACTCGTTTCAACTGAAGCCATTCTCTGGCCTTTCCTGGAATTGATGATTGGATATAAAAGAGATCCTTTAACCATTAAGGCGAGGATGAACGGGACGATTAACGCAGATCCGGGAATAAGAACATATGTCAGGGTAAAACTGTCAGCTGATGAAGATGGGTATTTGTGCACACCACTAAAAGTATCAGGGTCGGGAGTGCTATCTACCTTGCTTGATTCAACAGGTACGGTGACAATCATGGAAAATACAGAAGGTATAAACAACGGCGAAACTGTGACAGTAGAGCTGAACGGGGTGGTATAA
- a CDS encoding putative methyltransferase, with the protein MKLDDGLKQELIAAIKENKDVPESFKNLLFPPKEQPKEIELRYGIKEREEDILADTMAMPFQPIKQFGVTKEGNEHNMLIFGDNLQALKYLKKQQDEGKIEKIKLIYIDPPFASNEEMKGTKGELAYGDLIAGAKFVEGLRKRLVFMRELLSDDGTIYVHLDARTSHYVKVVLDELFPSFEVAEIVWVCGLMGSGKFYPKAHETIFCYKSKYSSFDPPRRLGYSERITSALMKDKDGWYYTRGRESSGGENYLKTYICKDPKLSKEEALKLANSERPQTAWSVWIGKEDLAKEFNDYPVGTYAYTSREKTGYPTQKPEALLARIIEASSSKGDIVLDCFAGSGTTGVVAEKLGRRWIMADSSKLSIYTIIKRMHNSKKEIGNKGNALRPKTFTLYNAGLYEDHDFIIKMGEENFKRFALDLFQVESKAFEINGLVMDGTLLNCPVKVFSQEGYLTAEYVDQLDEVVGEYIKSRMFIIAPASRVYFLQDFIEKNGVRYYVLRIPYSVIDELHKRTFTRPLQPTSLKDINQNIEQIGFDFIRPPNVKATYYKQKPKDKLIEEELIIQIEEFEAVQRSKEPVKFDDPKDALSMVMVDRDYNGKYFNMTDYFFADKIKKEEYKVRIPIANLLGENVCIIFMDIFGNERVEVKKRWDFNGERND; encoded by the coding sequence ATGAAACTTGACGATGGATTGAAACAAGAACTGATTGCGGCAATAAAGGAGAACAAAGACGTTCCTGAATCGTTTAAAAATTTGTTATTTCCTCCAAAAGAACAACCTAAAGAAATCGAGCTCAGGTACGGTATTAAAGAGAGGGAAGAAGACATTTTAGCTGATACAATGGCGATGCCCTTTCAGCCAATTAAGCAATTTGGCGTTACAAAAGAGGGAAATGAGCATAATATGCTCATTTTTGGAGACAACCTGCAGGCTTTAAAGTACTTGAAAAAACAACAGGATGAAGGCAAAATTGAAAAAATCAAATTGATATATATTGATCCCCCTTTTGCCTCCAATGAAGAAATGAAAGGGACAAAGGGCGAACTTGCATATGGAGATCTTATCGCAGGTGCAAAATTTGTTGAGGGACTCCGAAAAAGATTGGTTTTCATGAGAGAACTACTATCGGATGATGGTACAATATACGTTCATTTGGATGCAAGAACCTCTCACTACGTAAAAGTTGTTTTAGATGAATTGTTTCCATCATTTGAGGTAGCAGAAATTGTCTGGGTTTGCGGTCTAATGGGCTCTGGTAAGTTCTATCCAAAGGCACACGAGACGATATTTTGCTATAAATCCAAGTATTCATCTTTCGACCCGCCAAGAAGATTGGGTTATTCAGAAAGAATAACTAGTGCTTTGATGAAGGACAAAGATGGGTGGTACTATACTAGAGGCAGAGAAAGTAGCGGCGGCGAGAACTATTTAAAAACTTATATATGCAAAGACCCAAAATTGTCTAAAGAAGAAGCTCTCAAGTTGGCAAACTCTGAAAGACCGCAAACTGCCTGGAGTGTTTGGATAGGAAAAGAGGATTTGGCTAAAGAATTTAACGACTATCCGGTTGGAACCTACGCTTATACGAGTAGAGAAAAGACTGGCTACCCAACCCAAAAACCCGAAGCTCTTCTCGCTAGGATAATTGAGGCCTCCTCCAGCAAAGGTGACATAGTTCTTGATTGCTTTGCTGGAAGTGGTACCACTGGAGTAGTGGCGGAAAAACTGGGAAGAAGATGGATTATGGCTGATTCTTCCAAACTTTCCATTTATACAATAATAAAAAGGATGCACAACTCAAAAAAGGAGATTGGGAACAAAGGCAACGCATTGAGACCAAAAACATTTACCCTCTATAATGCTGGATTGTACGAGGATCACGACTTCATAATAAAAATGGGGGAAGAGAACTTCAAGAGATTCGCACTTGATCTATTCCAAGTTGAATCAAAAGCTTTTGAAATTAATGGTCTAGTGATGGATGGTACTCTCCTAAACTGTCCAGTGAAGGTATTTTCTCAGGAAGGATACCTAACGGCAGAATACGTTGATCAATTGGACGAGGTCGTTGGAGAATATATAAAATCAAGGATGTTCATCATTGCTCCTGCTAGTAGGGTCTATTTTTTACAGGACTTCATTGAAAAAAATGGAGTGAGGTATTATGTTTTAAGGATCCCCTACTCTGTGATTGACGAACTACATAAAAGGACATTTACAAGACCTTTACAACCCACTTCCTTAAAGGACATTAACCAAAATATAGAGCAGATAGGGTTTGATTTTATTCGTCCACCAAATGTAAAAGCAACATATTATAAGCAAAAACCAAAGGATAAATTGATAGAAGAGGAATTAATCATTCAAATTGAGGAATTTGAAGCTGTCCAAAGATCTAAAGAGCCTGTGAAATTTGACGATCCAAAGGACGCTTTGAGCATGGTCATGGTAGATCGTGACTATAATGGAAAATACTTTAACATGACCGATTATTTCTTTGCAGATAAAATTAAGAAGGAAGAGTACAAAGTTAGGATTCCGATCGCTAATCTTCTTGGGGAAAACGTATGCATTATTTTTATGGATATCTTTGGAAACGAAAGAGTAGAAGTTAAAAAA
- the moeB gene encoding putative adenylyltransferase: protein MPFLEFDRYLGTMALPQISLSGQKRISAATITVVGLGGTGGIAAELFARTGVSTLRLIDDDRVSLTNIQRQVEYGEADIGKSKAEKLKERIVSINHNVNVEISSTRVNIDNYSVIGQPSLIFDGTDNFSARSAINRYSVRNRIPWVMTAANETFGTIKAIIPYKTSCTACLGYPDAGDEGIGCAQTGILPSTPVVIGSMAVSLGLKILIGEEVDGDIVYIDTWNYAIERIKTSMNLKCRICGEP from the coding sequence TTGCCGTTTCTTGAGTTCGATCGTTACCTCGGAACCATGGCACTTCCACAGATTTCCCTTTCGGGACAGAAGAGGATATCCGCGGCCACCATAACCGTAGTGGGACTCGGAGGAACCGGAGGAATTGCAGCCGAATTGTTTGCCAGGACTGGTGTATCCACTCTGAGACTGATTGACGATGACAGGGTTTCCCTGACAAATATCCAGAGACAGGTGGAGTACGGCGAAGCGGACATTGGGAAGAGCAAGGCGGAAAAGCTTAAAGAGAGAATAGTTTCGATAAATCACAATGTGAATGTAGAGATTAGCAGCACCAGAGTCAACATCGATAATTATTCCGTCATCGGCCAACCATCACTGATATTTGACGGAACCGACAATTTCTCCGCAAGAAGCGCCATTAACAGGTATTCAGTAAGGAACCGTATTCCATGGGTAATGACTGCTGCTAACGAAACCTTCGGAACAATCAAGGCAATAATACCATACAAGACTTCCTGTACAGCTTGCCTCGGTTACCCGGATGCCGGCGACGAGGGTATCGGCTGTGCACAGACAGGAATATTGCCATCAACTCCGGTTGTCATCGGTTCAATGGCTGTGTCACTTGGCCTGAAAATCTTGATTGGCGAGGAAGTGGATGGTGATATTGTATACATTGATACCTGGAATTATGCCATTGAAAGGATAAAAACTTCCATGAATTTAAAATGCAGAATTTGCGGAGAACCATGA
- a CDS encoding putative bifunctional molybdopterin-guanine dinucleotide biosynthesis protein MobB/MoaE, with protein sequence MQKINTQEFYTLSIMPISRIVKEKIEPDEYIRQISGPETGALVTFSGIVRETEEGRELRSLFYEAKETMALKKMSEIIEDAMSRFGLIDAIAVHRIGDVKTGETSVFVVAASMHRKNAFKGCEFIIDRIKQDCPIWKKDIFTDGERWRSETIE encoded by the coding sequence ATGCAAAAGATAAATACGCAAGAGTTCTACACACTTTCAATAATGCCGATCTCAAGGATTGTAAAAGAGAAGATAGAACCGGATGAATATATCAGGCAGATCTCCGGACCCGAAACAGGTGCTTTGGTGACGTTTTCAGGCATTGTAAGGGAGACCGAAGAGGGAAGGGAACTGAGGTCACTTTTTTATGAAGCGAAGGAGACCATGGCACTGAAGAAAATGTCAGAAATTATCGAGGACGCAATGAGCAGGTTTGGCTTGATCGATGCAATTGCTGTCCACAGGATTGGTGATGTGAAAACAGGCGAGACCTCTGTCTTTGTGGTAGCCGCTTCAATGCACAGGAAGAACGCTTTCAAGGGTTGTGAGTTCATAATTGACAGGATAAAGCAGGACTGCCCAATCTGGAAAAAGGACATCTTCACCGATGGAGAAAGATGGAGATCGGAGACCATTGAATGA
- a CDS encoding molybdopterin-guanine dinucleotide biosynthesis protein MobA → MRAVIFVKKSERFPGKHSVQVNGYGMTEGIAKKLVESYLFEEVIIFSKDPGLKSDYGRIITDESDGTILASLILAVRKFGNIFAFGGDMPFICIPLVSRMLIEFKGKTLCPISRDAVLQTLHCIYAERDSKNLEAYATGGGKSLRDFVKEFGIAMDYGREDERCFENVNFPSDVERLKLS, encoded by the coding sequence ATGAGGGCAGTTATATTCGTGAAGAAGAGTGAACGCTTCCCCGGGAAACACAGTGTTCAGGTAAATGGTTATGGAATGACGGAGGGTATCGCCAAGAAACTTGTTGAATCCTATTTATTTGAAGAAGTAATAATATTTTCCAAGGATCCTGGGCTGAAATCAGATTACGGAAGAATTATTACCGACGAGTCTGACGGAACAATACTTGCTTCTCTTATACTAGCAGTCAGGAAGTTCGGGAATATTTTTGCGTTTGGCGGAGACATGCCCTTTATCTGCATACCCTTAGTTTCAAGAATGCTGATCGAGTTTAAGGGAAAAACCCTGTGTCCCATATCCAGGGATGCTGTTCTGCAAACGCTTCATTGCATATATGCAGAAAGGGACTCAAAAAATCTCGAAGCTTATGCTACCGGAGGTGGAAAATCGCTGCGGGACTTTGTAAAGGAATTTGGAATTGCCATGGATTATGGAAGGGAAGACGAGAGATGTTTCGAAAATGTCAATTTCCCTTCAGATGTTGAAAGACTAAAGTTATCGTGA